The following are encoded in a window of Lagenorhynchus albirostris chromosome 3, mLagAlb1.1, whole genome shotgun sequence genomic DNA:
- the LOC132518171 gene encoding transcription initiation factor TFIID subunit 12-like: MNQFGPSAPVNLSSFSSLKPEPASTPPQGSMANSPTAVKIPGATGTVECLSPENNQVLTKKKLQDLVREVDPDEQLDEDVEEMLLQIADDFIESVVTAAYQLARHRKSSTLEVKDVQLHLERQWNMWIPGFGSEEIRPYKKACTTEAHREWH, translated from the coding sequence ATGAACCAGTTTGGCCCCTCAGCCCCAGTCAACCTGTCCAGTTTCTCATCATTAAAACCGGAACCAGCTAGCACCCCTCCACAAGGCTCCATGGCCAATAGCCCTACAGCGGTAAAGATCCCAGGCGCTACTGGGACGGTAGAGTGTCTCAGCCCTGAAAACAATCAGGTATTGACCAAGAAGAAGTTACAAGACTTAGTAAGAGAAGTGGATCCTGATGAGCAATTGGATGAAGATGTGGAGGAGATGCTACTGCAGATTGCTGATGATTTTATCGAGAGCGTGGTGACAGCAGCCTACCAGCTTGCTCGGCATCGCAAGTCCAGCACCCTGGAGGTGAAAGATGTCCAGCTGCATCTAGAACGCCAGTGGAACATGTGGATCCCAGGGTTTGGCTCTGAAGAAATCCGACCCTACAAAAAAGCTTGCACCACAGAAGCTCACAGAGAATGGCATTGA